The following proteins are encoded in a genomic region of Thiomicrospira sp. R3:
- a CDS encoding thiol:disulfide interchange protein DsbA/DsbL, with translation MLRRRLLQLSGLAFLGGLSKQAWSSVRPGVDYKNLRQIQSIAPHKKQVTEVFFYGCPHCYNLQESLYQWLRAKPRDVHFERLPAVLNNPSWVFMAKVYYAAEDLGIIERSNLAFFEALHRDKLPLTNLASIAKFHSQFGVTEQAFIDSFNSFKVDQAVRRAQRLTEAFGIDGVPSIVVNGKFMTSLSMSGGQEKLWQNVDQLLEL, from the coding sequence ATGCTTAGACGACGTTTATTACAACTAAGCGGACTCGCCTTTTTAGGCGGGTTAAGCAAGCAGGCCTGGTCATCTGTTCGACCAGGGGTTGATTATAAAAACCTGCGCCAAATACAATCGATTGCGCCTCATAAAAAACAAGTAACCGAAGTGTTTTTTTACGGCTGCCCACATTGTTACAATTTACAAGAAAGTCTTTATCAATGGCTGCGAGCTAAACCTCGAGACGTTCACTTTGAACGTCTACCGGCGGTTTTAAATAACCCAAGTTGGGTGTTTATGGCCAAGGTTTATTATGCCGCTGAAGACTTGGGGATTATTGAACGATCAAACCTTGCGTTTTTTGAAGCCCTGCATCGTGACAAATTACCCTTGACTAATTTAGCCTCTATCGCTAAATTTCACAGTCAATTTGGCGTGACCGAACAGGCCTTTATTGATAGCTTTAACTCCTTTAAGGTTGATCAGGCGGTACGTCGTGCTCAGCGTTTAACTGAAGCCTTTGGAATTGATGGCGTTCCTAGTATTGTGGTCAATGGTAAATTTATGACCAGCCTCTCAATGAGTGGTGGCCAAGAAAAACTTTGGCAAAACGTAGATCAATTGTTAGAACTTTAG